Proteins encoded by one window of Thunnus thynnus chromosome 3, fThuThy2.1, whole genome shotgun sequence:
- the ndufb6 gene encoding NADH dehydrogenase [ubiquinone] 1 beta subcomplex subunit 6: MSGYTPDEKLRVEQLTKLRRQWLKDQELSPREPVLPSKAPGGLAKFWAGFLEPKSLWRLYTYKAYRGGVFTLTRLLIPAWIVHYYVKYHVAKRPYGIVELKPKLFPGDTILETGEVVPGLPETHGHH, translated from the exons ATGTCTGGATACACACCAGACGAGAAGCTCCGTGTCGAGCAGCTCACCAAACTCCGGAGGCAGTGGCTGAAGGACCAGGAGCTGAGCCCGAGGGAGCCCGTGCTACCATCTAAAGCTCCCGGTGGCCTCGCCAAGTTCTGGGCAGGCTTTCTGGAGCCCAAGAGCCTGTGGAGGCTTTAC ACCTACAAAGCATACAGAGGTGGAGTTTTCACATTAACGCGGCTGCTGATCCCTGCTTGGATTGTTCACTACTACGTGAAATACCATGTTGCT AAAAGGCCATATGGCATTGTGGAATTGAAGCCGAAGCTGTTCCCA GGTGACACCATTCTGGAGACAGGCGAAGTTGTTCCAGGTCTCCCCGAAACCCACGGTCATCACTGA